The following are from one region of the Tautonia plasticadhaerens genome:
- a CDS encoding NAD-dependent epimerase/dehydratase family protein produces the protein MSDPLRGATILVTGGAGLIGSHIVDLLVDRQAGEIRVLDNLVRGRMANLDDAMSRGPVRFIEGDVRDPEAVGLAVEGCDYVFHQAAIRITLCAERPRECVDVLVTGTLNVFEAAVATGVKKVVYASSASVYGAADEFPTSERQHPYNNRTLYGAAKLMNEGIARSYRDLHGLPSVGLRYFNVYGPRMDVTGAYTEVFIRWLDCIDAGTPPQIHGDGSASMDFIYAGDIARANLLAMESDREDDVFNVASGTETSLLGLWRAMQGVTGTQHLEPEFHPPRKVNPVPRRLADVRHAREGLGFEAEVTLGEGLQRLIAWRREALAAMGSGEVAAR, from the coding sequence ATGAGTGATCCGCTGAGGGGTGCCACGATCCTGGTCACCGGCGGGGCCGGCCTGATCGGCTCGCATATCGTCGACCTGCTGGTCGACCGCCAGGCCGGGGAGATCCGGGTGCTGGACAACCTCGTCCGTGGCCGAATGGCGAACCTCGACGACGCCATGTCCCGCGGCCCGGTCCGATTCATCGAGGGGGACGTCCGCGACCCCGAGGCGGTTGGCCTCGCCGTCGAGGGCTGCGACTACGTCTTCCACCAGGCGGCGATCCGCATCACCCTCTGCGCCGAGCGGCCTCGGGAGTGCGTCGACGTGCTGGTGACGGGCACCCTGAACGTCTTCGAGGCGGCGGTCGCCACGGGGGTCAAAAAGGTCGTCTACGCCTCCTCGGCCTCGGTCTACGGGGCCGCCGACGAGTTCCCGACCTCGGAGCGGCAGCACCCCTATAACAACCGGACCCTCTACGGGGCCGCCAAGCTGATGAACGAGGGGATCGCCCGGAGCTACCGAGACCTCCACGGGCTCCCGAGCGTCGGCCTGCGCTACTTCAACGTCTACGGGCCCCGGATGGACGTGACCGGGGCCTACACCGAGGTCTTCATCCGCTGGCTCGACTGCATCGACGCCGGCACCCCGCCCCAGATCCACGGCGACGGGTCTGCCTCGATGGACTTCATCTACGCCGGCGACATCGCCCGGGCGAACCTCCTCGCGATGGAGTCGGACCGCGAGGACGACGTCTTCAACGTGGCGAGCGGGACGGAGACGAGCCTGCTCGGGCTCTGGCGGGCGATGCAGGGGGTGACGGGTACCCAACACCTCGAGCCGGAGTTCCACCCTCCCCGGAAGGTGAACCCGGTGCCGAGGCGGTTGGCGGACGTCCGCCATGCCCGGGAGGGGCTGGGGTTCGAGGCCGAGGTCACCTTGGGGGAGGGGCTCCAGCGGCTCATCGCCTGGAGGCGAGAGGCGCTCGCGGCGATGGGGAGCGGGGAGGTCGCCGCCCGATGA
- a CDS encoding O-antigen ligase family protein gives MKSLILVVALTYGGALVSLFRPYYGLLVYISFSIIKPNDLWPWSVSGGNYSRIVGVALLAGWALAGFGDWRLGRARRAIGSLVAYTVWAAVGIFYSEDTGLATAYVEELAKIVLPILAGITLIDSVAKLKQLAWVILLSVGYIALEFNLSYYNGYNRIRYGTFGGFDNNGIAIMLNTCVWLAILLGFDAKGWWQRLLCLGSALLIINGVLMSNSRGGMLTLLVSSMIAVPLIPKRASHYLLFALIFVLGIRMAGPEARERFMTIFAEADDRDASLEGRSRLLSYAIDSIRKRPVLGVGPNQWTIVVKRDYPIKEGHATEVHNTWAQITAELGLVGLFLILSYYGSCACRLIPIALDRRADVDPDLNSLARAVVASIAGSVLACSFVTVEALEPPYYIALIGCLVVKMYNCESSRINLHQRTGRYLS, from the coding sequence ATGAAGAGCCTCATACTGGTCGTCGCGCTCACGTACGGCGGGGCGCTGGTCTCCCTCTTCCGCCCATATTATGGACTCCTAGTATATATATCGTTTTCAATTATCAAGCCGAACGACCTCTGGCCCTGGTCGGTCTCAGGGGGGAACTACAGCCGGATCGTCGGGGTGGCCCTGCTCGCGGGCTGGGCCCTTGCCGGCTTCGGCGACTGGCGTCTGGGGCGTGCGAGGCGTGCGATCGGCTCGCTCGTGGCCTACACGGTCTGGGCCGCCGTCGGGATCTTTTATTCCGAGGACACGGGCCTCGCGACGGCCTACGTCGAGGAGCTCGCGAAGATCGTCCTGCCCATCCTCGCCGGCATCACGCTCATCGACTCGGTCGCCAAGCTCAAGCAACTCGCATGGGTCATCCTGCTCAGCGTTGGGTACATCGCCCTCGAATTCAACCTGAGTTATTACAACGGCTACAATCGCATCAGGTACGGGACATTCGGGGGTTTCGACAACAACGGGATCGCCATCATGCTGAACACGTGCGTCTGGCTCGCAATCCTGCTGGGCTTCGACGCGAAGGGATGGTGGCAAAGGCTCCTGTGCCTGGGTTCGGCGTTGCTGATCATCAACGGCGTGCTGATGTCCAACTCGCGGGGCGGGATGCTCACACTCCTGGTCAGCAGCATGATTGCCGTCCCCCTGATCCCCAAGCGGGCCTCACATTATCTCCTTTTCGCACTAATCTTCGTCCTCGGGATCCGGATGGCCGGGCCGGAGGCCCGCGAGCGTTTCATGACGATTTTCGCGGAGGCCGATGATCGCGATGCCTCCCTCGAAGGTCGCTCGCGTTTGCTGTCGTACGCGATCGATTCGATCAGGAAGCGTCCTGTTCTCGGCGTCGGGCCGAATCAATGGACGATCGTTGTGAAACGGGACTACCCGATCAAGGAGGGCCATGCAACCGAGGTCCACAATACCTGGGCGCAGATCACAGCCGAACTCGGCCTCGTGGGGCTGTTCCTGATCCTCTCCTACTACGGATCCTGCGCGTGCCGCCTGATCCCCATCGCCTTGGATCGCAGGGCGGACGTGGATCCCGACCTGAATTCACTCGCCCGGGCCGTCGTCGCCTCGATCGCCGGCTCTGTCCTGGCTTGCTCGTTTGTGACCGTAGAAGCCCTGGAACCGCCCTACTACATCGCACTCATAGGTTGCCTTGTTGTTAAAATGTATAATTGTGAAAGTTCGCGTATTAATTTGCATCAGCGAACCGGGAGGTATCTCTCATGA
- a CDS encoding Gfo/Idh/MocA family protein: protein MSVLKVGVVGCGYWGPNLIRNISASPLSEVVAVCDADPSRLERIGKAYSQLKLCDSLDRMLEVPLDAVAIATPVSTHHALASRCLEAGLHVLVEKPLAASAAEAWDLVELAERKDRVLMVDHTYLFHGAVRKIKEVVESGELGELYYVDSIRINLGLFQHDINVIWDLAPHDLSIVEYVLGREARSISAWGCAHADREIEDIAYVNVDYDDRMLANFHVNWLSPVKIRQMIFAGSRKSLVFNELNATEPIKVYDRGVDFGAEPDERRRMLVNYRSGDVWSPYIEPTEALRGVVTHFAECIRDDRTPLSDGRLGLRVVRLLESATRSIRAQGGRIVLSGGSDGIQAGSNGAQAHGGTAARAERPGERDQDRPRRPSRKQRDHSLLR from the coding sequence ATGAGCGTCCTGAAAGTAGGCGTCGTCGGCTGCGGATATTGGGGGCCCAACCTCATCAGGAACATCTCGGCATCGCCTCTCTCCGAGGTCGTCGCCGTATGCGACGCCGATCCGTCGAGGTTGGAGCGGATTGGCAAGGCGTACAGCCAGCTGAAACTGTGCGATTCGCTGGACCGCATGCTGGAGGTCCCGCTCGATGCCGTAGCGATCGCCACGCCCGTCTCGACCCACCACGCCCTGGCCTCGAGATGCCTGGAGGCGGGGCTGCACGTGCTCGTCGAGAAGCCGCTGGCCGCCAGCGCCGCCGAGGCGTGGGATCTGGTCGAGCTGGCCGAGCGGAAGGACCGGGTCCTGATGGTCGACCACACCTACCTCTTCCACGGAGCCGTTCGGAAGATCAAGGAGGTCGTCGAGTCGGGCGAGCTGGGCGAGCTCTACTACGTCGACAGTATTCGGATCAACCTCGGGCTGTTCCAGCACGACATCAACGTGATCTGGGACCTGGCGCCGCACGACCTGTCGATCGTCGAGTACGTGCTCGGCCGGGAGGCCCGGAGCATCTCGGCCTGGGGCTGCGCCCACGCCGACCGGGAGATCGAGGATATCGCCTACGTCAACGTAGACTACGACGACCGGATGCTGGCGAACTTCCACGTCAACTGGCTCTCACCGGTGAAGATCCGGCAGATGATCTTCGCCGGGTCACGCAAGAGCCTCGTCTTCAACGAGCTCAACGCGACCGAGCCGATCAAGGTCTACGACCGCGGCGTCGACTTCGGCGCCGAGCCCGACGAGCGCCGACGGATGCTGGTCAACTACCGATCCGGCGATGTCTGGAGTCCCTACATCGAGCCGACCGAGGCGCTGAGGGGCGTGGTGACCCACTTCGCCGAGTGCATCCGGGACGACCGGACGCCCCTGAGCGACGGCCGACTGGGCCTGCGGGTCGTCCGGCTGCTGGAGTCGGCGACCCGGAGCATCCGCGCCCAGGGGGGCCGGATCGTCCTGTCCGGCGGCAGCGACGGGATCCAAGCGGGATCGAACGGAGCCCAAGCCCATGGCGGCACCGCGGCACGAGCGGAGCGACCCGGAGAACGGGATCAGGATCGCCCCCGACGTCCGTCTCGGAAGCAACGTGACCATTCATTGCTTCGTTAA
- a CDS encoding sugar transferase, producing MNRMQGFGWRATHCECPAHWGYGTPGVRPGHEGYVRFKTLADRLIASVLLLLALPFLVVAMALVRLTSRGPAIYSQVRVGLDGKRFRIYKVRSMYNDCERSTGPRWCTADDPRVTPVGDILRKTHLDELPQLWNVLRGEMSLIGPRPERPEFVSNLEKAFPYYRDRLRVLPGITGLAQVQLPPDTDLTGVERKLMCDLYYIGRLNPLLDLKIVICTGLGVIGVPFAAMRALFGMPSVDAMECTCGSERVSVMGAAQAQAQPA from the coding sequence ATGAACAGGATGCAAGGATTCGGCTGGAGGGCGACGCACTGCGAGTGCCCGGCACACTGGGGCTACGGGACGCCAGGCGTGCGCCCCGGCCACGAGGGATACGTCAGGTTCAAGACCCTCGCGGATCGCCTGATCGCATCGGTGCTGCTCCTGCTGGCCCTGCCCTTCCTGGTCGTCGCGATGGCCCTGGTGAGGCTGACGTCGCGCGGCCCTGCGATCTACTCCCAAGTGCGGGTCGGTCTCGACGGGAAGCGCTTCCGGATCTACAAGGTCCGGTCGATGTACAACGACTGCGAGAGGTCGACCGGCCCCCGCTGGTGCACGGCCGACGACCCCCGTGTCACGCCGGTCGGCGACATCCTCCGCAAGACGCATCTCGACGAATTGCCCCAGCTCTGGAACGTGTTGCGCGGCGAGATGAGCCTGATCGGGCCGCGCCCGGAGCGGCCGGAGTTCGTGTCCAACCTCGAGAAGGCGTTCCCGTATTATCGGGATCGCCTCCGGGTGCTCCCCGGCATCACCGGGCTGGCGCAGGTCCAGTTGCCACCTGATACCGACCTCACGGGGGTCGAGCGGAAGCTGATGTGCGACCTCTACTACATCGGGCGTCTCAACCCCCTGCTCGACCTGAAGATTGTCATCTGCACCGGGCTCGGGGTGATCGGCGTCCCCTTCGCGGCGATGCGAGCGTTGTTCGGCATGCCTTCGGTCGACGCGATGGAATGCACCTGCGGGTCGGAACGCGTCTCGGTGATGGGGGCGGCCCAGGCCCAGGCCCAGCCGGCCTGA
- a CDS encoding LbetaH domain-containing protein — MLDAVQALNAVRPTFEPIGFLDDVRPSGTEHLGLSVLGPLTDAARFSEALLINAIGSDQSYARRPAIVASTGLPPDRFATIVHPGASVSSHARLGCGVLIAFGASVGGGATVGDHATLCPLAIVGHDATIGPHALLAPGAIVSGHARLGEACYVGAGATVRQLLIIGAAALVGMGAVVTRDVAERAVVWGSPARRREAAR; from the coding sequence GTGCTCGACGCCGTCCAGGCGCTCAACGCGGTCCGCCCGACGTTCGAGCCAATCGGTTTCCTCGACGACGTCCGACCGTCCGGGACCGAGCACCTCGGCCTTTCGGTCCTCGGTCCGCTGACCGACGCCGCCCGCTTCTCCGAGGCCCTGCTGATCAACGCCATCGGAAGCGACCAGAGCTACGCACGCCGCCCGGCGATCGTGGCCAGCACCGGACTGCCCCCCGACCGGTTCGCGACGATTGTCCACCCCGGCGCGTCCGTCTCGTCTCACGCCCGGCTGGGCTGCGGCGTGCTGATCGCCTTCGGTGCATCGGTCGGCGGTGGGGCGACCGTCGGCGACCACGCGACGCTCTGCCCGCTAGCGATCGTCGGCCACGACGCCACGATCGGTCCCCACGCCCTGCTCGCCCCGGGCGCGATAGTGAGCGGCCACGCGCGGCTGGGTGAGGCCTGCTACGTGGGCGCCGGCGCAACCGTTCGCCAATTGCTCATTATCGGCGCCGCCGCCTTGGTCGGCATGGGTGCCGTTGTCACCCGCGACGTTGCCGAGAGAGCGGTCGTCTGGGGCAGTCCGGCCCGACGGCGTGAGGCGGCCCGCTGA
- a CDS encoding DegT/DnrJ/EryC1/StrS family aminotransferase has product MATSTDQQSGRAGALAPRLPVPFFDLKAQFDGIREDLLDALAGVAESTQYALGPEVEAFEAAFADFVGARHCVGVNSGTSALHLALICAGVGPGDEVITVPMTFIATTWAISYAGANPVFADVDPVSYTMDPRQVERLITRRTKAILPVHLYGQPADLGPLLEIGSRHGIPVIEDAAQAHGAGYEGRGAGTLGLCGCFSFYPGKNLGALGEAGAVVTDDTRVADRLRALRDHAQSKRYHHDELGFNYRMDAIQGAALAVKLRRLDSWTEARRRLASRYLQALGDLPMQPPAEATGRRHVWHLFVALHPKRDLIRQKLEERGVQTALHYPIPVHLQKAYAHLGHRPGDFPVSEQIGRECLSLPLFPEMTAEQQDAVIAAVREVVPEISRARDTIDE; this is encoded by the coding sequence ATGGCGACGTCCACCGATCAGCAATCAGGCCGGGCGGGTGCGTTGGCCCCGCGGCTGCCAGTGCCCTTCTTCGACCTGAAGGCGCAATTCGACGGGATCCGCGAGGATCTCCTCGACGCCCTGGCCGGGGTCGCCGAGAGCACCCAATACGCCCTCGGGCCGGAGGTCGAGGCCTTCGAGGCGGCCTTCGCCGACTTCGTCGGTGCCCGGCATTGCGTCGGGGTGAACTCGGGGACGTCGGCCCTGCATCTGGCATTGATATGCGCCGGGGTCGGGCCGGGCGACGAGGTCATCACCGTCCCCATGACGTTCATCGCCACCACCTGGGCGATCAGCTATGCCGGGGCGAACCCGGTCTTCGCCGACGTTGACCCGGTCTCCTATACGATGGATCCGAGGCAGGTCGAGCGGCTGATCACGAGGCGGACCAAGGCGATCCTGCCGGTGCACCTCTACGGGCAGCCGGCGGACCTTGGGCCGCTGCTGGAGATCGGCAGTCGCCACGGCATCCCGGTCATCGAGGACGCGGCCCAGGCCCACGGCGCCGGCTACGAGGGTCGGGGCGCGGGCACCCTGGGCCTCTGCGGCTGCTTCAGCTTCTACCCGGGCAAGAACCTGGGGGCCCTCGGCGAGGCCGGCGCCGTCGTCACCGACGACACCCGGGTCGCCGATCGGCTGCGTGCCCTCCGGGACCATGCCCAGAGCAAGCGATACCATCACGACGAGCTCGGCTTCAACTACCGGATGGACGCGATCCAGGGCGCGGCCCTGGCCGTCAAGCTCCGCCGCCTGGACTCCTGGACCGAGGCGAGGAGGCGACTGGCGTCCCGGTACCTCCAGGCGCTCGGCGACCTCCCGATGCAGCCGCCGGCCGAGGCGACGGGGCGTCGGCACGTCTGGCACCTGTTCGTCGCCCTCCACCCCAAGCGGGACCTCATCCGCCAGAAGCTGGAGGAGCGGGGCGTCCAGACTGCCCTGCACTACCCAATCCCCGTCCACCTCCAGAAGGCCTACGCCCACCTCGGTCACCGGCCGGGCGACTTCCCGGTCTCCGAGCAAATCGGCCGAGAGTGCCTGTCGTTGCCGCTGTTCCCCGAGATGACTGCCGAGCAGCAGGACGCGGTGATCGCCGCGGTCCGCGAGGTCGTCCCCGAGATCTCCCGAGCACGAGATACCATCGATGAGTGA
- a CDS encoding acyltransferase, whose translation MTIHCFVNLYGCRIGDGTRIGSFVEVQKNVEIGKLCKIQSHTFICEGVTIEDEAFVGHGVMFINDLDPRAAGDGGALTDADWQVVPTRVCLGASIGSGAVILGGVTIGAGALVGAGAVVTRDVAPGSVVAGVPAQLLRRREGRGD comes from the coding sequence GTGACCATTCATTGCTTCGTTAACCTCTACGGATGTCGGATCGGCGACGGGACCCGGATCGGCAGCTTCGTCGAGGTCCAGAAGAACGTCGAAATCGGGAAACTGTGCAAGATCCAGAGTCATACCTTCATCTGCGAGGGCGTGACGATCGAGGATGAGGCGTTCGTCGGCCACGGGGTCATGTTCATCAACGACCTCGACCCCCGGGCCGCGGGCGACGGAGGGGCCCTGACCGACGCGGACTGGCAGGTGGTCCCCACCCGGGTGTGCCTGGGGGCCTCGATCGGCAGCGGGGCGGTGATCCTGGGTGGGGTGACGATCGGGGCCGGGGCCCTGGTCGGGGCCGGGGCGGTCGTCACCCGAGACGTCGCCCCCGGCTCGGTCGTCGCGGGCGTCCCCGCGCAATTGCTCCGTCGACGAGAGGGACGAGGAGACTGA
- a CDS encoding glycosyltransferase family 2 protein, producing the protein MIAGDGGWLTACLWVLLGAALGVILYVYVGYAMLLGLAGAARRRRLRGGAPPPTGGRRPSITLIIPAYNEAKVIGEKLENSLSIDYPRDRLEIVVASDGSDDGTDEIVRVYGPRGVKLRAFFPRAGKTSALNRTVVDAEGEIVVLCDSNVMFRPDSIGRLAAHFDDPEVGAVTGDVRIRSVDAPFGEGEGLYYRYERFLQEQESILGSTVTVDGGMYAIRKGLFRALPPDTILDDFIIGMGVALSGHRVIYDPEAVASENATIDVRQEFRRKVRITAGAFRELLRARGVPGPRRPQLFWSYVSHKFLRWLVPWFLLVVLASSLSLAVMGTPGTRDPAAWLLVAQGVFYGCALVGCSRPNARWPAVIGIPFYFCMVNTAAWLGSVRGLLGVERVTWQKADR; encoded by the coding sequence ATGATCGCTGGCGACGGTGGCTGGTTGACCGCCTGTCTCTGGGTCTTACTCGGTGCCGCCTTGGGCGTGATCCTCTACGTCTACGTGGGCTATGCCATGCTGCTCGGCCTGGCCGGGGCCGCCCGGCGTCGTCGCCTCAGGGGGGGGGCACCCCCGCCGACGGGGGGCAGGCGGCCGTCGATCACCCTGATCATCCCGGCCTACAACGAGGCGAAGGTCATCGGCGAGAAGCTCGAGAACAGCCTGTCGATCGATTATCCTCGCGACCGGCTGGAGATCGTCGTGGCCTCCGACGGTAGCGACGACGGGACCGACGAGATCGTCCGGGTATACGGTCCCCGGGGGGTCAAGCTGAGGGCCTTCTTCCCCCGGGCCGGGAAGACGTCCGCGCTGAACCGCACCGTCGTCGACGCGGAGGGCGAGATCGTCGTGCTCTGCGACTCGAACGTAATGTTCCGGCCCGATTCGATCGGCCGCCTGGCGGCCCACTTCGACGACCCTGAGGTCGGCGCCGTCACCGGCGACGTCCGCATCCGCAGCGTCGATGCGCCATTCGGCGAGGGCGAGGGTTTGTACTATCGATACGAGCGATTCCTGCAGGAACAGGAGTCGATCCTGGGATCCACGGTCACCGTCGACGGGGGGATGTACGCCATCCGGAAGGGACTCTTCAGGGCCCTCCCGCCCGACACCATCCTCGACGACTTCATCATCGGCATGGGCGTCGCCCTCTCGGGCCATCGGGTGATCTACGACCCCGAGGCCGTCGCCTCGGAGAACGCGACGATCGACGTCCGCCAGGAGTTCCGCCGGAAGGTCCGGATCACCGCCGGCGCGTTCCGGGAGCTACTCCGTGCGCGTGGCGTCCCCGGGCCCCGGCGTCCCCAGCTGTTCTGGTCCTACGTCTCGCACAAATTCCTGAGATGGCTCGTGCCGTGGTTCTTGCTGGTCGTGCTGGCCAGCAGCCTCTCGCTCGCCGTGATGGGGACGCCGGGGACGAGGGATCCGGCCGCCTGGCTGCTCGTCGCGCAGGGGGTTTTCTACGGCTGTGCCCTGGTCGGCTGCTCGCGGCCGAACGCTCGCTGGCCGGCGGTCATCGGGATCCCCTTCTACTTCTGCATGGTCAACACGGCGGCCTGGCTGGGCTCGGTGCGGGGTCTACTGGGCGTAGAGCGGGTGACGTGGCAGAAGGCGGATCGCTGA
- a CDS encoding DegT/DnrJ/EryC1/StrS family aminotransferase has protein sequence MSTCTRKIPIARPSLGEEEAEAARRAILSGWITQGPEVAAFEEEFASYVGAPHACAVSSCTTALHLALHALGVGPGDEVVTVSHSFIATANAVRYCGAVPVFVDIDPRTYNMDPGLVEGAITPRTRAIIPVHQMGIPCDMPAILEIASRRGLPVVEDAACAIGSEMLIDDRWERIGRPHGTISCFSFHPRKILTTGDGGMLTTADPELDRRFRLLRQHGMSVPDTVRHSASTVIFEEYPVVGFNYRMTDIQAAIGRVQLEKLPAMLARRRDLADRYTGILLGIDGLEPLALPAWARTNFQSNPVRVTPRFPLTRDAVIQALLDRGVSTRRGIMNAHQEPSYTGTGLWSLPHSEHARDQVLLLPLYDTMDPDDQAYILDQLRELAGRES, from the coding sequence ATGAGCACCTGCACCCGCAAGATCCCGATCGCCCGTCCCTCGCTCGGCGAGGAGGAGGCTGAGGCCGCCCGGCGTGCCATCCTCTCGGGGTGGATCACCCAGGGGCCGGAGGTCGCGGCGTTCGAGGAGGAGTTCGCCTCCTACGTCGGGGCCCCCCATGCCTGCGCCGTCTCCAGCTGCACCACGGCGCTGCACCTGGCGCTCCATGCTCTGGGCGTCGGCCCCGGCGACGAGGTCGTCACGGTCAGCCACTCGTTCATCGCGACCGCTAACGCGGTCCGGTACTGTGGGGCGGTGCCCGTCTTCGTGGACATCGACCCCCGGACGTACAACATGGATCCGGGGCTGGTCGAGGGGGCGATCACGCCCCGGACCCGGGCGATCATTCCCGTGCATCAGATGGGCATACCCTGCGACATGCCCGCCATCCTCGAGATCGCCTCCCGACGCGGCCTGCCAGTCGTCGAGGACGCCGCCTGTGCCATCGGCAGCGAGATGCTCATCGATGACCGTTGGGAGCGAATCGGCCGGCCCCACGGGACGATCTCCTGCTTCTCCTTCCACCCCCGCAAGATCCTGACCACCGGCGACGGCGGGATGCTCACGACCGCCGATCCCGAGCTGGACCGCCGCTTCCGCCTGCTCCGCCAGCACGGAATGAGCGTGCCGGACACCGTCCGCCACTCGGCCTCGACGGTGATTTTTGAGGAATACCCGGTCGTCGGCTTCAACTACCGGATGACGGATATCCAGGCGGCGATCGGCCGAGTGCAGCTCGAGAAACTGCCCGCGATGCTCGCGCGTCGTCGCGATCTCGCCGACCGATACACCGGGATCCTCTTGGGGATCGACGGGCTCGAGCCCCTTGCCTTGCCGGCCTGGGCCCGGACGAACTTCCAGTCAAACCCTGTACGGGTTACCCCGAGGTTCCCGCTTACGCGAGATGCCGTGATACAGGCGCTCCTCGACCGTGGCGTCAGCACCCGGCGCGGTATTATGAACGCCCACCAGGAGCCCTCCTATACTGGTACAGGGCTCTGGTCATTACCTCACTCCGAGCACGCCCGCGATCAGGTCCTCCTCCTGCCGCTCTACGACACGATGGACCCCGACGATCAGGCCTACATCCTCGACCAGCTCCGCGAGCTGGCGGGCCGGGAGAGTTGA
- a CDS encoding ABC transporter permease, with amino-acid sequence MSSTVEITRQGSSPAGASGLGASITPPRTVIGAQPGWKLLNARELWSHRELLYFLTWRDIKVRYKQTALGACWAVLQPLATMAVFTVFLGRVVATPESGVPYPLYVFAGLLPWHFFSNAVGAAGQSVVANHSLVTKIYFPRLLIPAGAVGASVVDLAVASALFAPLMLYFGVVPGAGILMTPLVVAGLLIAALGFGTLLSALTVAYRDFRHIIPFMLQFWMFATPTIYMQADTVVGPTGRALLPLNPAYGLIKNLRVAILGGTFDWYALGVSGAVAVTILVVGFAYFRRVERGFADII; translated from the coding sequence ATGAGTTCAACGGTCGAGATTACCCGTCAGGGCAGCTCGCCGGCCGGTGCGTCGGGGCTCGGGGCGAGCATCACGCCGCCGAGGACCGTCATCGGGGCCCAGCCGGGCTGGAAGTTGCTGAATGCCCGGGAGCTCTGGAGCCACCGCGAGCTCCTCTACTTCCTGACGTGGCGCGATATCAAGGTCCGTTACAAGCAGACGGCGCTCGGCGCCTGCTGGGCCGTCCTCCAGCCGCTCGCCACCATGGCGGTGTTCACCGTATTCCTTGGGCGTGTGGTGGCGACCCCGGAATCCGGCGTGCCCTACCCCCTGTACGTGTTCGCGGGGCTGCTGCCCTGGCACTTCTTCTCCAACGCCGTCGGCGCGGCGGGTCAGAGCGTGGTGGCGAACCATTCGCTGGTGACGAAGATCTACTTCCCCCGCCTCCTGATCCCGGCCGGGGCCGTCGGGGCATCCGTGGTCGACCTGGCGGTGGCGTCGGCGCTGTTCGCGCCCCTCATGCTCTACTTCGGCGTCGTCCCCGGTGCGGGCATCCTCATGACGCCGTTGGTGGTCGCCGGCCTGCTGATCGCGGCACTGGGATTCGGCACGCTGCTGTCGGCCCTGACCGTCGCATACCGCGATTTCCGACACATCATACCTTTCATGCTCCAGTTCTGGATGTTCGCGACCCCGACGATCTACATGCAGGCCGATACGGTGGTCGGCCCGACCGGGCGGGCCCTCCTGCCGCTGAATCCGGCCTACGGCCTGATCAAGAACCTCCGCGTCGCGATTCTCGGCGGGACATTCGACTGGTATGCGCTGGGCGTCTCCGGGGCGGTGGCGGTGACGATCCTCGTGGTGGGGTTTGCTTACTTCAGGCGAGTCGAGCGCGGGTTCGCGGACATCATCTGA